One part of the Paenibacillus silvisoli genome encodes these proteins:
- a CDS encoding carboxylate--amine ligase: protein MNTTDFLPIILGSDDNAYGNVRLIHEAYDKKPLLLCARLLIPTMNSKLFDLVQIDGFDHEDVFPGALLQILEKHAAPNRKLIVIPCSDYYAGMLSRHYDTFKGLIANHFISEALLDTLDTKDKFYKLCEKHGLDYPKTIVAEPHERERALDQMDFQFPIVVKPENSNAYDYLHCHFEGKMKVFFFNAKEDYITMVKSMNGSDYKGKLIIQEFIPGDDSSMRVINSFSDDNGNVKMMCLGQPVLEEYAPKTLGNYAAIISRSDRDIYEKIKAFLEEIGYVGFSNIDMKFDSRTGKYMLFEINPRLGRSSFFVRAAGLNMIAALIDNVVYGKNTTCVFSDKTALWTNVPKAVLRKYVSNPALSAEIEQLYKQKKVLKSLWYSKDLNLKRILRVSRYYYGHINNYRRYYFKK, encoded by the coding sequence ATGAATACTACCGATTTTTTGCCGATTATACTCGGAAGCGATGATAATGCGTACGGAAACGTAAGGCTGATTCATGAGGCTTACGACAAGAAGCCGCTGCTGCTATGCGCGCGGCTGTTGATTCCGACGATGAACAGCAAATTGTTTGATCTCGTTCAGATCGATGGATTCGACCACGAAGACGTATTTCCGGGCGCTTTGCTTCAGATACTGGAAAAACACGCGGCTCCGAACAGAAAGCTGATCGTCATTCCTTGCTCGGATTACTACGCCGGCATGCTGTCGCGTCACTATGATACATTCAAAGGTCTTATCGCGAACCATTTTATTTCCGAAGCGCTCCTGGATACGCTGGATACGAAAGATAAATTTTACAAGCTGTGCGAAAAGCATGGATTGGATTATCCGAAAACGATCGTCGCCGAGCCGCACGAACGCGAACGCGCGCTGGATCAGATGGATTTCCAATTCCCGATCGTCGTAAAGCCGGAGAACAGCAACGCCTACGACTATTTGCACTGTCACTTCGAAGGCAAGATGAAGGTGTTCTTCTTCAATGCCAAGGAAGATTACATCACGATGGTCAAAAGCATGAACGGCTCCGACTACAAAGGGAAGCTGATCATTCAGGAATTCATTCCGGGCGACGACAGCTCGATGCGGGTGATCAATTCCTTCTCCGACGACAACGGAAACGTGAAAATGATGTGTCTCGGCCAGCCGGTGCTCGAGGAGTATGCGCCCAAAACGCTGGGCAACTACGCGGCGATTATTTCCCGTTCCGATCGGGACATCTACGAGAAGATCAAAGCCTTCCTTGAGGAGATCGGCTATGTCGGGTTCTCCAATATCGACATGAAGTTCGACAGCAGAACGGGCAAGTACATGCTGTTCGAAATCAATCCGAGACTGGGCCGAAGCAGCTTCTTCGTCAGAGCGGCAGGATTGAATATGATCGCCGCGCTGATCGACAACGTTGTATACGGCAAAAACACGACTTGCGTATTCAGCGATAAAACAGCGCTCTGGACGAACGTGCCGAAGGCTGTTCTTCGTAAATATGTATCCAATCCGGCTCTATCCGCGGAAATCGAGCAGCTGTACAAGCAGAAGAAGGTACTCAAGTCGCTGTGGTACAGCAAGGACTTGAACCTGAAACGGATTTTGCGGGTCTCGCGGTACTACTACGGTCATATCAATAACTATCGGAGATATTATTTTAAGAAGTAA
- a CDS encoding AMP-binding protein produces MRQASFSDPAVIEAAFLARMGGKRNVNLYNELLACAEKGRTTTIIEDPLGRVNYKKLLISIQVVSAILKEHLGGQQKVGVLMPNVIGNVVTLFSLFKLGVTPCMLNFSMGAESIADCCATAGVKRVITSKAFIEKGGLDAIVKHLSSSVTFIYLEDIQRQVNLMHKLNGILHYALKKRVSHSSNEIILFTSGTESKPKGVVLTHDNLFANVNQLLSIIDFNMQKDLIFNALPMFHCFGLILVILGAINDLPVYLYPNPLHYREIPNAIRKTKATIIAGTSTFFEGYGANAGEGDFASLRLVIAGAEKLKEEVAKLWQDRFGIHIYEGYGVTETSPVISTNTPDVRRAGTVGRILPGMEYKVSPVEGIAVGGTLVVKGPNVMKGYLIHGKGFVPCDGWHDCGDVVTVDEEGFISIQSRLKRFAKIAGEMVALGHVEKLASSCFEHTGFYAVSVPDSRKGERVVLFTTKEDADLGLLKKYIKQQKMSSLYIPSQLVFQPEIPILGTGKTNYVQLMEQARAMEDVLA; encoded by the coding sequence ATGAGGCAAGCTTCATTTTCCGATCCAGCCGTTATCGAAGCCGCTTTTCTTGCCCGCATGGGGGGCAAGCGCAATGTGAACCTCTATAATGAGCTCCTCGCCTGCGCGGAAAAGGGAAGAACGACAACGATTATTGAAGATCCGCTCGGCAGGGTGAATTATAAGAAGCTGCTTATTTCGATCCAAGTTGTAAGCGCTATTCTGAAGGAGCATCTTGGCGGACAGCAAAAAGTCGGCGTGCTTATGCCGAACGTCATCGGCAACGTCGTGACGTTGTTTTCGTTATTTAAGCTAGGCGTTACGCCTTGCATGCTGAATTTCTCGATGGGGGCCGAATCCATTGCGGACTGCTGCGCGACGGCCGGGGTGAAGCGGGTGATCACCTCCAAAGCTTTTATCGAGAAGGGCGGTCTGGACGCGATCGTCAAACATCTGTCTTCCTCCGTTACCTTCATCTACTTGGAAGACATTCAGCGCCAGGTCAATCTCATGCACAAATTAAACGGGATTCTCCACTATGCGCTCAAGAAGAGGGTTTCCCATTCATCCAATGAAATTATTCTATTTACTTCCGGCACGGAGAGTAAACCGAAAGGCGTTGTGCTCACGCACGATAATTTGTTTGCGAACGTGAACCAGCTGCTCTCGATTATCGATTTCAATATGCAGAAGGATCTCATTTTTAATGCGCTGCCGATGTTCCATTGCTTCGGACTCATTCTAGTCATTCTCGGCGCGATCAACGATTTACCGGTCTATCTGTACCCGAATCCGCTGCACTACAGAGAAATTCCGAACGCGATCCGGAAAACGAAGGCGACGATCATTGCCGGCACCTCCACCTTCTTCGAAGGCTATGGCGCGAATGCCGGGGAGGGTGATTTTGCATCGCTTCGCCTTGTCATTGCGGGGGCGGAGAAGCTGAAGGAAGAGGTCGCCAAGCTGTGGCAGGACCGGTTCGGAATTCATATTTATGAAGGCTACGGCGTCACGGAAACGTCTCCCGTTATTTCCACGAATACGCCGGATGTGCGCAGAGCGGGCACGGTTGGGCGGATTTTGCCTGGCATGGAGTATAAAGTCAGTCCTGTCGAAGGGATTGCGGTCGGCGGTACGCTTGTAGTGAAAGGGCCGAACGTGATGAAGGGCTATCTGATTCACGGCAAAGGGTTCGTGCCATGCGATGGCTGGCATGACTGCGGAGACGTCGTCACGGTCGACGAGGAAGGGTTTATTTCCATTCAATCGCGGCTCAAGCGGTTCGCCAAAATCGCGGGCGAGATGGTTGCTTTAGGCCATGTCGAGAAGCTTGCGAGCAGCTGCTTCGAGCATACCGGCTTCTATGCGGTATCGGTGCCGGACAGCAGGAAGGGAGAGCGCGTCGTCCTCTTCACGACCAAGGAAGACGCGGACTTAGGCCTGTTGAAGAAATACATTAAGCAGCAGAAAATGTCGTCGCTCTATATCCCGTCGCAGCTTGTTTTTCAACCGGAAATCCCGATTCTCGGCACGGGAAAAACGAATTACGTTCAGCTTATGGAGCAAGCGAGAGCGATGGAGGACGTATT
- a CDS encoding DNA polymerase IV has translation MQSNQKSIMLIDCQSFYASVEKATHPEYANKPVAVAADPERRSGIVLAACPIAKAFGVSTAERLSEATAKCPQLVVIRPRMQTYISVSLLITKLYESFTPLVEPFSIDEQFLDVSGSLALFGSPVEIAKQIQNSVMLSTGVWTRAGIGPTKILAKMATDNFAKKNPDGIFTLSSENLESTLWPLPIHDMFMVASRMTAHFMRMGIHTIGDLARLELPEFKRRMRSRMGRQSDIKATYYWQTARGIDPSPVALNSVSKPKSITRGRALPWRSYQTLADIEPLLLELVIEVCRTSRHHNYHGRTVTVSAGTTNGENSRGFSRQTTLSDPSCLEHHLITAAHNVFLEHWNGDPLTHLAVDLSKLSDNSVYQLDLFEDLPKHRRLAAVKDAIKNRYGEAAILSAASLLKSGQARERANKIGGHYK, from the coding sequence ATGCAATCCAACCAAAAATCGATTATGCTCATCGATTGCCAATCCTTCTATGCCAGTGTTGAAAAAGCGACGCATCCGGAGTACGCCAACAAGCCGGTCGCCGTCGCTGCCGATCCCGAGAGACGCTCAGGCATCGTCTTGGCTGCATGCCCCATCGCCAAAGCCTTCGGCGTCAGTACGGCCGAGCGGCTGTCCGAGGCTACTGCCAAATGCCCGCAGCTCGTCGTCATTCGTCCGCGCATGCAGACCTACATCAGCGTTTCGCTGCTCATTACCAAGCTGTATGAGTCTTTTACGCCGCTAGTCGAACCGTTCAGCATCGATGAACAATTTCTTGATGTTTCAGGCAGTCTGGCTTTGTTCGGCTCGCCGGTCGAGATCGCGAAGCAAATTCAGAACTCGGTGATGCTTTCGACCGGCGTCTGGACTCGCGCGGGAATCGGCCCCACCAAGATTTTGGCCAAGATGGCCACGGACAATTTCGCCAAGAAAAACCCGGACGGCATTTTCACCCTATCCAGCGAAAATCTAGAGTCGACCTTATGGCCCCTTCCGATCCACGACATGTTCATGGTCGCATCGCGCATGACCGCACATTTTATGCGCATGGGGATTCACACCATCGGCGATCTGGCACGCTTAGAATTACCTGAATTTAAACGCCGCATGCGTTCGCGCATGGGACGGCAGAGCGACATCAAAGCCACGTACTACTGGCAAACCGCGCGCGGCATCGATCCCAGCCCTGTCGCGCTGAACTCGGTCTCCAAGCCCAAATCGATCACGCGAGGGCGCGCGCTGCCCTGGAGGAGCTATCAAACGCTCGCGGATATCGAGCCGTTGCTGCTCGAGCTGGTCATCGAGGTTTGCCGAACGAGCCGGCACCATAATTATCATGGCAGGACCGTGACCGTGAGCGCGGGGACGACGAACGGGGAAAATTCGCGAGGGTTCAGCCGTCAAACGACGCTGAGCGATCCGAGCTGCCTGGAGCATCACTTGATTACGGCCGCGCACAACGTATTTTTGGAGCATTGGAACGGAGACCCGTTGACGCATTTGGCCGTGGATTTATCGAAGCTGAGCGACAACTCCGTGTATCAGCTGGATCTGTTCGAGGATCTTCCGAAGCATCGCAGGCTTGCGGCAGTCAAGGACGCCATCAAGAACCGGTATGGAGAAGCGGCGATTCTAAGCGCGGCATCGCTGCTGAAGTCGGGGCAGGCACGCGAGCGGGCTAATAAGATAGGAGGGCATTACAAGTGA